The Gammaproteobacteria bacterium region TGCGACCAATCTCGAAATCGACAATAGGATTCGGCGGACCGGAAAAAGTTCCCGGTCCGCCGTCGTCAAAAGTCCCAAAACAGCGGAATAAGTGTCAACGAAATTGCGGCGGCGAGTATCTGCATCGGTATGCCCGCGCGGAAATAGTCGCTGAAGCGATAACCGCCAGGGCCCATCACCATCAAATTGGTCTGATAGCCAATCGGCGTGGAGAAGCTGGCCGACGCCGCAAACAATATGGCGATGACAAACGGCATGTGATCGACGCCCAGCGCATTGGCGGTTGCCATGGCGATGGGGAACATGAGCACAGCGGCGGCGTTGTTGGTGATCAGCTCGGTGAACAGCATGGTGACGACATAAATCACAATCAGGCTGAACAGCGGGCTGTCCGGACTGAACGCAGTCAATTGCTGCGCAATGTGTTCGGCGGCGCCGGTTTTTTCCAATGCCGAGCCAACACCAAATGAGGCGGCAATGGTGATCAGAACCTGCCAGTCGACGCTTTGGCGGGCAATGCGCGACGAGGTGCAGCGAAACACCAGCATGGCGGCAGCGGCAACCATGGCGGCGATCAGCATGCTGGTCAGTTCAAAGGTGACGGTCGCGACCATGGTAAACAGTATCGCCAATGCCAGGCCGGCTTTTTTGTGGCGCGGTGGCTGGGAATTTTCCAGGGCGCTGACCAGATAAAAGTCCGACGAATTGCGTCGTTGCTCGGCAAAGCTGGGCGAGGCGAGCAGCATTAACACATCGCCGGCGCGCAGTTCGATGTCACCAATTTTTTGTTTCAGTTGTTCGCCATTGCGCGACACGGCAATAACCGCAGCGTTGTAGGTGGTACGAAACCGGCCTTCACGCACCGTCATGCCGACCAGCGGGCAACTGTCGGAAACCACTGCCTCGATCAGGCAGCGGTCATTGGTCGGGGTGTCGAGTTTGAACACCTGATTGGTGGCCGGACTCAGGCCGCGAATTTTTTGCAAATCGATGACCGACTCAACAATGCCGGTGAAGATTAATCGGTCGTTGGCAGCGAGGCGCTCCTGCGGCGACACGGCAGGCAAGGAGTGGGTGCCACGTTCGATTTCCATCAAATACAAACCCGGCAGATGACGCAGGCCGGCTTGTTCAATGGTTTTGCCGACCAGGGCACCATTAGGATCAACCAGCATTTCGACGATGTAGGAGCGAGAGTTTTCAAGCTGGGTCGATACCGAAACCCGATTCGGCAACAGCCAGCGGCTGGTGAGGAAAATGAACAGGATAATGCCAATCGCCAGCGGCACGCCGACGACCGCGATGTCAAACATGCCCAATGAGCTTCCGGTTTCTTTGATCAGCAAACCATTAACGACCAGATTGGTGCTGGTGCCGATCAGCGTGGTTGTGCCGCCAATGATGGCTGCGTAGCTGAGCGGAATCATCAATTTGGACGGCGAGACCTGATTTTTCTTGGCCCAGTCACTCACCGAACCAATCAGCATGGCGACCAGTGGCGTGTTGTTGAGAAACGCGCTGGCAGCGGCCACGGGGGCCATCAGCCGCAACTGGGCGATGCCCGTGCTTTGTGGGCGTCCCAGCAACTTGGGAAGTACCGAGGTCATGGCGCCGGTTTGGGTCAAGCCACTGGCAACCACGTACAACATGCCGATGGTGATCATGCCTTCGTTGGACATGCCGATCAGCGCTTCGCTGGGGGTGAGTATGCCCGTGAGCAATAGCAGCAGCAGTCCACCGAGCATTACGACATCCGTCGCGATGCGGGTCAAACTTAGCGCAGCAAAACAAATGGCGATGACCGACAACGTGGCCCAGGCTTCCCAACTCATAGCAACCTCAACAAAACAGGAGCGGTTAGTGTATAGGAAGCGTTTGTTACGAATAAATAATAAATTCGGCGATCAATATACGGTTTCGGTATAAGTGCGCGTAATTAAAAAGCTGCGTTGATTCAAGTTGAGATATTGGCCGTGTAAATGGATGTCACTTTCTCGATAACGATGAGGTGGCAGCGGGTAATTATTTTTGTTTTCACCCAGCCGGGTGATGGTGCAGACGCGCAAATCAGCAACTGTCGTTTTTTGAAATGCAGCAACGAAACGCACGGCAAAATCCTGCTCGGCATGGCGAATGTGACGGGGCTGAATATGGCAGTTTTGCTAATCCCTTCCGCAACAATGCATCGCTGTCAGGATTGTTGATTTGATGGTTGCCGTGGCGCGGTTACATGCGCCAGGCATCTTTGCGGCGAAATTCCATTTGCGCCAGCGCTTCTTCTGGCGGCAGTTTGTAATCCTCTGATTCAGCAAACTCCAGCAGGCGAGCAAAATGGCGTTGCTTGCCGAACGTCGTTTTGATGTGAATCAGGCTGATGCGATTAAGAAAGCCCAAACCGCCCACGCACAGTGTGGCAATGCTCAGTCCAATCACATTCCACGGGCTGGGAATAATTTGCGCGAACGGAATATAGCCCATGGGGAACAGGATAACGATGACCAACAGGGCAATTTTCCAGCGCTTGCGCTGCATTAACTGCTGCTTCCAGAGAAACTGCAGATTCTGAATATCTTCGGCTTGGTGCGACATAGTTACGACAAAAAAAGAAAAGCATTCTACCCGCTGCAGGCGGTGAGGCAAGCATTAGTTGCTGGGCGTGGTTTCTTCGGGGCTGGATGTGTTTGCAGGTTTACCGGTATTGCCGATGATCATTTCCAGGCTGACAGTGATGCTGGGAACCAGCTTGAAGTTGGTTTGCAACGGATACAGCGCTTGCGGCGAAATATCCAGAAACAACCAGTGGCGGTGCAGGTCTTGTCGATAATCTATGCCCAGGGCGTAGGCGGTAATTTGCTTTTCGGGCCGACTGGCACCGTAGGCGGCGGCGTAGTAGGACAGCAGTCTGCCCGAGGAAATATCGTGAAACAGGGTGAAGGTCTGGGCCATGTCTATGTTGTCAGTTTCCCTGAGCCAGGTAGACAAGTTGGTAATACGAAAATAATGCACGTTCGACAAGGCTCGCTCCAGGTCGAACTGGGTTGATTCGCCGGTGCCGATGGATTGGTACCAGAACAGTTTTTCGGTGACACGAAACAGCCATTTCTGACCTTCGAACAGACGCCGGATACGCACGTTGGCGGTGGGGTCGGGTTCCATGTTGGTAATTTGCGCACCCAGGTTGGCGCGAATATGCCATTTTTGGGTGGCACTGACGATGTACTGGACGGTGGGGGTGATCAGCGCCGGTTTCTGCTCGGCGGTTTGTTCCGCAGCGATCGGTGGCGGATGGCCGTGTTCGCTTTCGTTGGTTGAGGTTTGCTCGCTTTCGATAACCAGTGACAAGCGGCGGTTGGTGCGCGGCAAGTCCAGTTTGCCCTGGGTGGTGAGATAGTTGGCGCGCGAGCCGTTTTCGAAAAACACGCTGGATTGGCGCAGCTTGATGTATGAGCCGTTCAGTTCGTCGCTGGAGCGTTCACTTCCCAGGAAAGAGTCGATGCTGTCGGAGATGTCGACGACTTTTTTCGACAGCAGCGAATGGGTCTCGTCGGCTAGCGTCAGCGATTTACTGAACAGACTGTATTGCGAGCCGGCGGCATAGGCTTTTTCGGCGCACGCCGGACAGATCCACAACAGGCCAGGCAGCAGTAACGGAAATAATATCTGTGGTCGTCGAGTCATATAGCGTTGTTTGCCTATGTTAACCGATGTTGCACAAGCATATTCCCGGCCTGAAGCCGGGGGTATATCTCGGTTATCGTCCATCGGTTAGGGGTTGCCGACTCAGATTATGCCTGAATTGAGACCTGGGTTTTAAAAATTAGTTATTAATATTAATTGGTTAGCTGGAGTGGCAAATGAGCCCCATTAGAAATGTTTATGGCCGCAATTGCCTAGCCAGCAGGTCGATCCAGTGGATGACCGGAATCGTTGCCTGGCTGGCTAAGTGTAGTTCACAGCCGATGTTGGCGGTGACGATGGCTTCGGGTTGCGGGCGCTGCAGTGACTGTAGTTTGTTGTGCAGCAGTTGCTGGGAAAGCTCGGGTTGCAGCAGCGAGTAACTGCCGGCCGAACCGCAGCAGGTGTGGCCATTTTCCACCGGCAGCAAGATAAATCCAGCCTGGCTGAGCAGTTGCTCCACTCGTCCGGCCAGCTTTTGGCCGTGTTGCAGTGAGCAAGGTGATTGGAAGGCGATGCGCTGCCCGCCGGGGTCGAGTTTGTCGCCCAGGCTTGTCATGTCCAGTACCTGACACAAGTCCTTGCAGTGATCACTGACTATCGCGGCCTTTTCGACGTAGTCGCTGTCGTACTGCAGCAGGCGGCCATATTCCTTGATCATGCTGCCGCAGCCGCTGGCGCTGACCAGGACGGCCTCTGCACCCTGTTGCAGTTGAGCGAAAATCAAATCGATGTTGTGTTTGGCCTGGATTTTGGCCTGTTCCGTGTCGCCGGCGTGATGATTGACCGCGCCACAGCAGACTCCGCTCGACAGGGCTTGCAGGGAGATGCCCTGGGCATCGAGCAGTCGCGCCATCGCCCGGTTGGTCTGGTCGCGGGTGGCTTGTTGAACGCAGCCAGACAGCAACAACATGCGGCGCGGGTGAGTGGCCTTGGGCCAGTCACCGCTGTTTTGTTCGGCGGGAAGTTTCTGCCGCAACCGCGCAGGCAATAATGGCCCGAGGCGGCGGCCAATGCGCAGCGCCCGCGAGAATTTTTCAGTGTGCGGCACAATGCGGCGCAACAAATGACGCTGCAGGCGCTGACCCATAGGGCGGGGGACGTGGTGCTCAATGTGTTCGCGGCCCAGGTCCAGCAGACGGCTGTATTGCACCCCCGACGGACAGGTGGTTTCGCAGTTGCGGCAGCTCAGGCAGCGGTCCAGATGGGTTTGGGTTTCGCGACTGACTGGCTGGCCTTCGAACATTTGTTTGATCAGGTAAATGCGACCACGAGGGCTGTCCAGTTCGTTGCCCAGCAGTTGGTAGGTCGGACAGGTTGCGGTGCAAAAGCCGCAGTGGACGCAACTGCGCAAAATGCTTTCAGCCTCGTCGTGCAGGGGCTGGGGGAGAGGGCCGCGAGAGAGTTTGGTTTGCATTACAGCTCCGTGTACATCCTGCCAGGGTTGAAAATTCCATTCGGGTCAAAGGCCTGCTTCAAGCGCTGGTGCAGTGCCAGCAGCGCTGGCGGCAGCGGTGTGAAACGGGGCGTTTGTGGCGATGGTGAGCCTTGCCACAGGGTGGCGTGGCCCAGCTGTTGGGCTGTGCAGGCGCGGATCTGATCCGCGCTTGCATCGCTGCGCAACCAACGCTGCGCACCACCCCAGTCCAGCAGCCACTCGCCCGGCAATTCCAGCGGAGGGCGGTTGGACGGTAGCGACAGACGCCACAGCGGTGATTCTCCAGCGTGGAAAAACGCCAGTTGCTGTTCGCGCAATTGTTGCCAGAATTGTTCGCCTTCGGCCAGACGGTCGCCGCCGAGTTGCTGACGGGCGCTGACGACGCCGCTTTCGTTGCCGGCAATGCGAATGTAGAGCTGCTGCTGGTGATGGACCAGGCCGGTGATGGGCAGGGAGCGACGACTTAGCTCGGTCATTTTTTGTAAGGCCAGGTCGCTGTCGCAGGATTGCACCAGGGTGATTTGCGCTTCTTCCAGCGGCACGACGCGTAGTGATATGTCCAGCATCAATCCCAGGGTGCCGTAAGCGCCGCACATCAGCCGCGAGGCATCATAGCCGGCGACGTTTTTGATGACTTCGCCACCAAAGCGCAAAACCTCACCTTTGCCGTTGATGATGCGGCAACCCAAAACATGGTCGCGGGCAGCACCGGCGAAAGGTCGGGCGGGGCCGGAAAGATTGCAGGCAATGGTGCCGCCCAAGGTGGCTTGCGGGCCAAACGATGGCGGTTCAAATGCCAGTTTTTGGCGATGCTTGCGCAGGGCCTGTTGTATCTCCGCCAAGGGCGTGCCGGCGCGGGCGCGAATGACCAGCTCGGAGGGTTCGTAGTCGGTAATGCCGCGATGGCCGGCCGCTTTGAGCTGGCGTTCGGCGTCACACGTTCCTAAAAAATGTTTACTGTCACTGCCGACAATTCGCAGCGGACGGTGCTGTTCAGCGGCGAGCCGGATTTGTTCGCGAAAAATTTCCGTCAGATTTTGCTGCACTAAAAACGCTCCAGTTCCGGATGGGGCAATTGGCCGTGATGAATGTGCATGGCACCAAATTCAGCGCAGCGGTGCAGGGTGGGAATGGCCTTGCCAGGGTTGAGCAACTGATGTTGATCAAAGGCCTGTTTGATGGCGTGAAACTGTGTCAGGGTGGGCGCATCAAATTGCACGCACATCTGATTGAGTTTTTCGGTGCCAACGCCGTGTTCGCCACTGATGCTGCCGCCCATGGCAACGCAGAGTTCCAGAATCCGACCACCGAACTCTTCGACTTTTGCAAATTCGCCGGGGACGTTGGCATCGTACAAAATCAGCGGGTGCAGATTGCCGTCACCGGCATGAAACACGTTGGCAACTGCCAGTTGGTATTCACTCGCCAGCTCGGCGATACCGCGCAGTACCGCTGGCAAGTGGCGGCGCGGAATGCTGCCGTCCATGCAGTAGTAGTCTGGCGCAATCCGACCGACTGCGGGGAAGGCGGCCTTGCGGCCTTTCCACATCAGCAGTCGCTGGGCTTCGTCATCGGCCTGACGGATTTCGGTAGCGGCGTTGCGCGTTAACACCTGTCTGACCCGTTCGCTGTCTTGCTCCACTTCTTCCGGGATGCCATCGAGTTCGCACAACAAGATGGCTTGCGCCTGGCGCGGGTAACCGGCGTGAACAAAATCTTCGACCGCATCAATTGCCAGGTGGTCCATCATTTCTAGCCCGGAAGGAACAATGCCGGCGGAAATGATGTCGGCTACGGCTTGTCCGGCGCAGCTGACATCGTCAAACGCGGCCAGTAACACCCGCACCGAGGCGGGAATGGGCAGCAATTTGACGGTGACTTCGACGATGACACCGAGCATGCCTTCGGAGCCGCACATCAGCGCCAGCAGATCGTAGCCGGGGCTGTCCAGCGCGGCGCTGCCCAGAGTGAGGCGTTCACCGTCGATGGTGATGATCTCGAGCTTGAGGACGTTGTGCACGGTCAGGCCGTATTTCAGGCAGTGAACGCCGCCGGAATTTTCCGCCACGTTGCCGCCAATGGTGCAGGCGATTTGCGATGACGGGTCGGGGGCATAGTACAAACCGTACGGTTTGGCAGCCGTGGACACGGCCAGGTTGGTGACACCCGGTTGCACACGGGCGACGCGGGCATCGGCATCAATGTCGAGAATACGGTTAAATCGCGCCAGACTGAGCAAAATACCTTGCTCGTGCGGCAGCGCGCCGCCGGACAGACCGGTGCCGGCGCCACGGGCGACCACGGGGATATTTTGTTGCTGGCACAGTTGCAACACTGCCTGAACCTGTTCGGTGGTTTGGGGTAACACCACGATCCATGGCAGGCGGCGATAGGCGGACAGTCCGTCGCATTCGTATGGACGCAAACTTTCCTCCGTGTGCAGGACGGCGTCTGCGGGCAGAAAACGGCAAAGCGCGGCAACAACCGAGTTTTTATTATGTTTATTATCGGGCATATCAGCATGACTGCGTTGGCTTTGATCCTGACGTTACTTGTTGTCGCGTCGTATATCAACAACATGCTTCGTGTGGACATAGTTACGCAGCGCACTAAAGTTAGCCGCTGATTATCCGATTTTGCTATTGGGTTGGGGCAGGGTCTGTCTTCGATTCATTTCAATCAAGCCAACGGGAAGTAGTCATACCAATGCAGTCGGAAAGCGTAGTTCGCGTATTAGTGGCCGAGGATAATCTGGTAAATCAGAAAGTAATCAAAGGGATGTTGGCGCGTCTTAAACTGGAAGTGGACGTGGTGGGCGACGGTCAGGCCGCAGTGAATGCGGTGAGCGCCCAGCAGTATGCGGTCGTCATTATGGATTGCCAGATGCCGGTGATGGATGGCTATGAAGCCACGGCTGAAATTCGTCGTTTGGCAGGCGAAAATAAAATTACCGACTTGCCGATTATTGCTCTGACGGCTAACGCGATGATAGGCGACCGGGAAAAATGCCTGGATGCTGGCATGGACGACTTTCTACCCAAGCCGGTGACGCTGGAGACGCTGGAGCCGGTGGTGCGTAAATGGCTGGATAGCGACTACAGCGCGCGGAAAAAACGCGTCGGTTAGGCGCGGCTTCCCAACCAGGCGGCACCGCGAACACCACTGGAATCGCCAAACATCGGGCGTCGCAGTTGCGTCTGAATGCTGTTGGAAAAAATATACTTTGACCAGATTTTGGGAACGTTGTGATAAATCCGCTCAATGTTGCCCAGTCCTCCTCCCAGCACAATCACCTCTGGATCCAGCACATTGATCACGTGGGCCAGGCCGCGCGCCAGGCAATCCTCAAAATATCGCAGGCTAGCTTCGCAGTGTTGATCACCCTCACTGGCACGTAACACCATTTCTGCCGGTGTCAGGCTTTCCCCGTAGGCGCGTTGATGGTTTTTGGCCAGGCCCGGCCCGGACAAATAGGTTTCCAGACAGCCGGATTTGCCGCAGTAGCAGGCGGGGCCGGGCAGTTCTTCTTCGCGTGGCCAGGGCAGGGGGTTGTGACCCCATTCGCCGGCAATGCCGTTGGCACCTTGCAGTACCTTGCCGTTGATGACGATGCCTGCCCCAGTGCCGGTGCCGATAATGACCCCAAACACGTTGCTGGCTCCGGCGGCTGCGCCGTCGGCGGCCTCGGACAAGGCAAAGCAGTTGGCATCGTTGGCGATTTGTACCGGGCGTTGCAGGCAGTGCTGCAAGTCCTGCAGCAGCGGCTGGTCGTTGAGGCAGGTGGAATTGGAGTTTTGCAGTCGTCCGGTGGCGGGGGAAATACTGCCCGGGGTGCCAATGCCGACGGTGGCGTGCAGGCCCAGTTGAGCCTCGGCGTCTTCGACTAGCTGGGTGATGCTGCGCAAAATCGCCTGATAGTCGCCCTGTGGCGTGGGGACGCGCTGACGGTGCAAAGTTTGCCCATGATGGTCCAGAGCAATTATCTCTATTTTTGTGCCGCCCAGGTCAATTCCTATCTGCATAGTCAATATTGCCTATCCTGTTGAAATTTTTTGAGTATTTGATCCATTGTGGTGAATTTTCAGCAATATGTCCAAGTTTTCGTGTGAAGTACTTCGCCTCTGTCCAAGTTAAAAAAAGTCCCCGGTCCGGTCGATAACTCCCGAAGAATGGGAGATCAATCATGACCAAGTGGGCGTTGGCACTAGCCATGGCAGGAGTGCTGTTGTTATCAGGAACCATGGCGGTGGCCAAGCCGTTGCCTCCGTTTGACGTTAATTTGGAGCCGGTTGAGCAGTCAGTGCTGCCGGCTGCGGTGCGTTTTGTTGCCAATATTCAGTCTTTTCAGGATCTCAAAGGACTGACGTTCGCCTTCATTCTTCCACCTGGAGTAACCACCTCCGCGCAGACAGAGTGGCCAGTCGATCTGGTCGCAGGTGCGCCGCAGCGGTTTGAACTCATCCTGAATTTGTCATCATGGCCGGCGCAGGCGGTAGGGGCGCAGTTGCGTCTGATCGATGGTAACGAGCGATATGTCCAAACTGAATACTTTGTGATGCCAGGTGCAAGTAAAAAAGCGGAGCGCAGTAAGCCGGATACAGTGCGTGAACGCCATGGGCAAATGGTACGGGAGAGGGCGCTGTAATGCCGATTCTGCTGCTACTGCTGTCAGTGTTGCTGGCAGGCTGTTTACCTTCGACCAATCCGGAGCAACCCAAAGAACCGACCGAAGGATACGAACTGGAAGTCAGTCCCGGGCGGTTGATTTTGTCTGCGATCGGCAGCAGCAGTTCGTTAAATGCGACCCTGCGCAATAATGGCGAGTCGGTGTCTGACGGTGTATTTAGTTGGCGCAGCAGCAATCCAGCGATTGTGACGGTAGATGACAGCGGGAAGGTCGTGGCGCAAGGAGAAGGCGCGGCGCAAATTGTGGTGACAGCCAATGGCATTTCGCGCAAGGCAGATGTGGTGGTCAGTTTTGGGGCGATTGAGGTGCAGGGTTCTGTTTTGTACCAGGATAAGCGTTATTCCACATCAGGTGTATTGATCGATGAAAGTTACAAGCCGGTTCGTAACGCGATTGTGGATGTGATGGATTTGACCGGCAACGTGATGATGTCCACCCAAACCGATGATGAAGGACAGTACACCATTCTGGTGTTGCCCTCGGAAAAATATGTGGTGCGAGTGCTGGCCAAGAGCGCGATTGGAATGCCCTATGCGCTGGAGGTGCGGGACTTTTCGGGTTTGCTGTATGGTGTGACCCAAAATCTGGATTTGACCAATCCGTCATCGTCGACGCTGGTGATTTCACATGTGTCAGGTTTTTCTGCGGTTTACAATATTTTTGATGTGATGATGGTTGGATCCGAATTTATGCAGCAGCAGAATGTAGGTTCGTTGCCGTCGCTGGATGTGTACTGGGAGAGCGGCAAGGGACAGGCAACTTATTTCTGCAGTGGCTTCCATTCGGTGTATTGCACGCTGGGTGAAGGCGTTTATGTTTTGGGTGGCGCTTCAGGCGACAGCGACGAGTTTGATGATGATGTGCTGTGGCATGAATTTGGTCACTACGTGGCGCGCTATTATTCGCGCGACGATTCTCCCGGTGGTTGCCATGTGTTGAGCAGCACCAATCTGGATTTGCGTTTAGCCTGGAGTGAAGGTTGGGGCGACTTTTTTCCTGCTGCAGTCAAGCATTGGCTGAAGA contains the following coding sequences:
- a CDS encoding SLC13 family permease, translating into MSWEAWATLSVIAICFAALSLTRIATDVVMLGGLLLLLLTGILTPSEALIGMSNEGMITIGMLYVVASGLTQTGAMTSVLPKLLGRPQSTGIAQLRLMAPVAAASAFLNNTPLVAMLIGSVSDWAKKNQVSPSKLMIPLSYAAIIGGTTTLIGTSTNLVVNGLLIKETGSSLGMFDIAVVGVPLAIGIILFIFLTSRWLLPNRVSVSTQLENSRSYIVEMLVDPNGALVGKTIEQAGLRHLPGLYLMEIERGTHSLPAVSPQERLAANDRLIFTGIVESVIDLQKIRGLSPATNQVFKLDTPTNDRCLIEAVVSDSCPLVGMTVREGRFRTTYNAAVIAVSRNGEQLKQKIGDIELRAGDVLMLLASPSFAEQRRNSSDFYLVSALENSQPPRHKKAGLALAILFTMVATVTFELTSMLIAAMVAAAAMLVFRCTSSRIARQSVDWQVLITIAASFGVGSALEKTGAAEHIAQQLTAFSPDSPLFSLIVIYVVTMLFTELITNNAAAVLMFPIAMATANALGVDHMPFVIAILFAASASFSTPIGYQTNLMVMGPGGYRFSDYFRAGIPMQILAAAISLTLIPLFWDF
- the glcF gene encoding glycolate oxidase subunit GlcF is translated as MQTKLSRGPLPQPLHDEAESILRSCVHCGFCTATCPTYQLLGNELDSPRGRIYLIKQMFEGQPVSRETQTHLDRCLSCRNCETTCPSGVQYSRLLDLGREHIEHHVPRPMGQRLQRHLLRRIVPHTEKFSRALRIGRRLGPLLPARLRQKLPAEQNSGDWPKATHPRRMLLLSGCVQQATRDQTNRAMARLLDAQGISLQALSSGVCCGAVNHHAGDTEQAKIQAKHNIDLIFAQLQQGAEAVLVSASGCGSMIKEYGRLLQYDSDYVEKAAIVSDHCKDLCQVLDMTSLGDKLDPGGQRIAFQSPCSLQHGQKLAGRVEQLLSQAGFILLPVENGHTCCGSAGSYSLLQPELSQQLLHNKLQSLQRPQPEAIVTANIGCELHLASQATIPVIHWIDLLARQLRP
- the glcE gene encoding glycolate oxidase subunit GlcE, yielding MQQNLTEIFREQIRLAAEQHRPLRIVGSDSKHFLGTCDAERQLKAAGHRGITDYEPSELVIRARAGTPLAEIQQALRKHRQKLAFEPPSFGPQATLGGTIACNLSGPARPFAGAARDHVLGCRIINGKGEVLRFGGEVIKNVAGYDASRLMCGAYGTLGLMLDISLRVVPLEEAQITLVQSCDSDLALQKMTELSRRSLPITGLVHHQQQLYIRIAGNESGVVSARQQLGGDRLAEGEQFWQQLREQQLAFFHAGESPLWRLSLPSNRPPLELPGEWLLDWGGAQRWLRSDASADQIRACTAQQLGHATLWQGSPSPQTPRFTPLPPALLALHQRLKQAFDPNGIFNPGRMYTEL
- a CDS encoding FAD-binding protein — translated: MPDNKHNKNSVVAALCRFLPADAVLHTEESLRPYECDGLSAYRRLPWIVVLPQTTEQVQAVLQLCQQQNIPVVARGAGTGLSGGALPHEQGILLSLARFNRILDIDADARVARVQPGVTNLAVSTAAKPYGLYYAPDPSSQIACTIGGNVAENSGGVHCLKYGLTVHNVLKLEIITIDGERLTLGSAALDSPGYDLLALMCGSEGMLGVIVEVTVKLLPIPASVRVLLAAFDDVSCAGQAVADIISAGIVPSGLEMMDHLAIDAVEDFVHAGYPRQAQAILLCELDGIPEEVEQDSERVRQVLTRNAATEIRQADDEAQRLLMWKGRKAAFPAVGRIAPDYYCMDGSIPRRHLPAVLRGIAELASEYQLAVANVFHAGDGNLHPLILYDANVPGEFAKVEEFGGRILELCVAMGGSISGEHGVGTEKLNQMCVQFDAPTLTQFHAIKQAFDQHQLLNPGKAIPTLHRCAEFGAMHIHHGQLPHPELERF
- a CDS encoding response regulator yields the protein MQSESVVRVLVAEDNLVNQKVIKGMLARLKLEVDVVGDGQAAVNAVSAQQYAVVIMDCQMPVMDGYEATAEIRRLAGENKITDLPIIALTANAMIGDREKCLDAGMDDFLPKPVTLETLEPVVRKWLDSDYSARKKRVG
- a CDS encoding ROK family protein, encoding MQIGIDLGGTKIEIIALDHHGQTLHRQRVPTPQGDYQAILRSITQLVEDAEAQLGLHATVGIGTPGSISPATGRLQNSNSTCLNDQPLLQDLQHCLQRPVQIANDANCFALSEAADGAAAGASNVFGVIIGTGTGAGIVINGKVLQGANGIAGEWGHNPLPWPREEELPGPACYCGKSGCLETYLSGPGLAKNHQRAYGESLTPAEMVLRASEGDQHCEASLRYFEDCLARGLAHVINVLDPEVIVLGGGLGNIERIYHNVPKIWSKYIFSNSIQTQLRRPMFGDSSGVRGAAWLGSRA
- a CDS encoding pre-peptidase C-terminal domain-containing protein; amino-acid sequence: MPILLLLLSVLLAGCLPSTNPEQPKEPTEGYELEVSPGRLILSAIGSSSSLNATLRNNGESVSDGVFSWRSSNPAIVTVDDSGKVVAQGEGAAQIVVTANGISRKADVVVSFGAIEVQGSVLYQDKRYSTSGVLIDESYKPVRNAIVDVMDLTGNVMMSTQTDDEGQYTILVLPSEKYVVRVLAKSAIGMPYALEVRDFSGLLYGVTQNLDLTNPSSSTLVISHVSGFSAVYNIFDVMMVGSEFMQQQNVGSLPSLDVYWESGKGQATYFCSGFHSVYCTLGEGVYVLGGASGDSDEFDDDVLWHEFGHYVARYYSRDDSPGGCHVLSSTNLDLRLAWSEGWGDFFPAAVKHWLKNSPELKQRMSATDAASTSYIDLSGNFALISLDIASAPSHYVDAGSEVATANVLYRFMTNYGMRAVWEVMQGYMPSVAPANLEAFWDGWRAYQSPSSDQLYNLEAILGSRKIYYQHDEHESDDSIGSSSLLDLNKIQTHHLYRRDGQTDNDVVKMNLQAGKTYEIKTFGIRNGGDTHLRLLNADGAVLAENDDAADAPAYVAYDSRCRISRITNNGDALASKISFTPSQSGVYYAKVRTTEDPVPHPSAGRYGSYSITVTQP